A part of Cupriavidus sp. D39 genomic DNA contains:
- a CDS encoding N-6 DNA methylase, with the protein MFEQAFRNIDDALWKESGCTTELDYTEQTSWLLFLKYLDALDQDKAAEAMLEGKAYSYILDAPYRWEAWAAPKDAEGKLDHNNALTGDDLVYFVDRKLFPYLHGFKQRASGPNTIEYKIGEIFSEIKNKIRSGYTLRDIIDHIDELRFRSQTEKHELSMLYEEKIKRMGNAGRNGGEYYTPRPLIRAIVQVVQPKIGERIYDGACGSAGFLCEAHDYLTTKPNLSTANLKTLQERTFYGKEKKSLAYVIAIMNMILHGIEAPNIIHTNTLAENLADVQDKDRMDVVLANPPFGGKERAEVQQNFPIRTGETASLFLQHFIKMLKAGGRAGVVIKNTFLSNSDNASVSLRKLLLESCNLHTILDCPSGTFQGAGVKTVVLFFEKGAPTRKTWYYQLDPGRSMGKTNPLNDADLAEFVELQKTFADSPKSWGWMPHCLIQAATISR; encoded by the coding sequence ATGTTTGAACAAGCCTTCAGAAATATCGATGACGCTCTCTGGAAGGAGAGTGGCTGTACCACCGAACTCGACTACACCGAGCAAACCTCTTGGCTGCTCTTTCTCAAATATCTGGACGCTCTGGACCAGGACAAGGCCGCCGAGGCGATGCTCGAAGGCAAGGCGTACAGCTATATCCTCGACGCCCCCTACCGTTGGGAAGCCTGGGCCGCGCCTAAGGATGCAGAGGGTAAGCTGGATCACAACAATGCGCTCACCGGGGACGATCTCGTCTACTTCGTAGACCGCAAGCTCTTCCCCTACCTGCATGGCTTCAAGCAGCGAGCCAGCGGCCCCAACACCATCGAATACAAGATCGGCGAGATCTTCAGCGAGATTAAGAACAAGATCCGCAGCGGCTACACCCTGCGCGATATCATCGACCACATCGACGAACTGCGCTTCCGCTCGCAGACCGAAAAGCACGAGTTGTCGATGCTGTATGAAGAGAAGATCAAGCGCATGGGCAACGCCGGGCGCAATGGCGGCGAGTACTACACCCCGCGCCCGCTGATCCGCGCCATCGTGCAAGTGGTGCAGCCCAAGATCGGTGAGCGCATCTACGACGGTGCCTGTGGTTCGGCCGGCTTCCTCTGTGAAGCGCACGACTACCTCACTACCAAGCCCAATCTCAGTACCGCCAACCTCAAAACTCTGCAGGAGCGTACCTTTTACGGCAAGGAGAAGAAGAGCCTCGCCTATGTGATTGCCATCATGAACATGATCCTGCACGGCATTGAGGCGCCCAACATCATCCACACCAACACGCTGGCCGAGAACCTCGCCGACGTTCAAGACAAGGACCGCATGGACGTGGTCCTTGCCAACCCGCCCTTCGGCGGCAAGGAGCGCGCCGAGGTCCAGCAGAACTTCCCCATCCGCACCGGTGAGACTGCCTCTCTGTTCCTCCAGCATTTCATCAAGATGCTCAAGGCTGGGGGCCGTGCCGGCGTTGTCATCAAGAACACCTTCCTGTCGAACTCCGACAACGCCTCGGTAAGCCTCCGCAAGCTGTTACTGGAAAGCTGCAATCTGCACACTATTCTCGACTGCCCCAGTGGAACTTTTCAGGGTGCAGGCGTCAAGACCGTCGTGCTGTTCTTCGAGAAAGGCGCGCCCACCCGTAAGACGTGGTACTACCAGCTCGACCCTGGCCGTAGCATGGGCAAGACCAACCCGCTCAACGATGCCGATCTTGCCGAGTTCGTCGAACTGCAGAAGACCTTTGCTGATTCTCCGAAGAGTTGGGGGTGGATGCCGCACTGCTTGATACAAGCAGCTACGATCTCTCGGTGA
- a CDS encoding restriction endonuclease subunit S, translated as MKAAWHTIRLGDIADIQSGGTPLVSNKAFWNGEIPWYSSGELNDLFTRASERSLSVAGLEGSNAKLFPAGSLLIGMYDTAALKMSILDRAGAFNQAIAGVRPNDKTDLAFIRYAIDSNRDQILDQRRGVRQKNLSLAKIRDLELQLPPLHEQQRIVAILDETFDGIAIARANAAQNLINARALFEGHLDAVFSQRGEGWREATIGQHIRFIDYRGKTPQKTESGVRLITAKNVKMGFLQEAPMEFVAPESYDDWMTRGIPNRGDVLFTTEAPLANVAQLDTDEKVVFAQRIIIMQPDASTLDSTFLKYLLLSPPVQKQIHDKGTGATVKGIKASLLKAIEVSFPSSVNEQQQLAEKLDELAAATESLESLYQRKIEASDELKESMLHQAFSGQL; from the coding sequence ATGAAGGCGGCGTGGCATACCATTCGGCTCGGGGATATTGCTGACATACAAAGCGGTGGCACTCCGCTTGTTTCAAACAAGGCATTCTGGAATGGCGAGATTCCGTGGTATTCGTCGGGTGAGTTGAATGACTTATTCACGAGAGCTTCGGAAAGGAGTCTTTCTGTCGCCGGACTTGAAGGATCTAACGCGAAGCTATTTCCAGCCGGATCGCTTTTGATCGGGATGTACGACACGGCAGCCTTGAAAATGTCCATCTTGGATCGAGCGGGCGCGTTCAATCAGGCGATTGCCGGTGTAAGGCCAAATGATAAAACAGATTTGGCATTCATTCGATATGCAATAGATTCAAATCGCGATCAAATTCTCGATCAAAGGCGAGGGGTTCGTCAGAAAAATTTGAGCTTGGCGAAGATTCGAGATCTTGAGCTGCAACTGCCGCCGCTTCACGAACAACAACGCATCGTTGCTATTCTCGACGAAACCTTTGATGGCATCGCCATCGCCCGCGCCAACGCCGCGCAGAACCTCATAAACGCCCGCGCGCTCTTCGAGGGTCATCTGGATGCTGTCTTCAGTCAACGTGGTGAGGGTTGGAGAGAGGCAACAATCGGCCAGCACATTCGGTTTATCGACTATCGAGGTAAGACGCCCCAAAAAACCGAGAGTGGAGTTCGGCTGATCACCGCAAAAAACGTGAAGATGGGCTTCCTTCAAGAAGCGCCCATGGAGTTCGTTGCTCCGGAATCCTACGACGATTGGATGACTCGGGGCATCCCTAATCGTGGTGATGTGCTCTTCACGACGGAAGCTCCTTTGGCCAATGTTGCACAACTTGATACCGACGAGAAGGTTGTATTTGCGCAGCGAATCATTATCATGCAGCCAGATGCGTCAACGCTTGATAGTACATTCTTGAAGTATCTCTTGCTCTCGCCACCTGTTCAGAAGCAGATTCACGACAAAGGCACTGGCGCTACCGTAAAGGGAATCAAGGCGAGTCTTCTCAAGGCCATCGAGGTTTCATTCCCGTCATCCGTGAATGAGCAACAGCAGCTTGCTGAGAAGTTGGATGAGCTGGCAGCTGCGACGGAGAGTCTTGAATCTCTCTATCAGCGCAAGATCGAAGCATCAGATGAGCTGAAAGAATCCATGCTACATCAGGCCTTCAGCGGCCAGCTCTAG
- the drt4 gene encoding antiviral reverse transcriptase Drt4, with product MNDMSISAADSQLVDLLDMEFEWFYLTKEGLSEAAVLTGLLDHGLFAEKVPPCFATVGLAAIVTESMAGLPEEPDPAKLRSNIDKCAHDYIRYESLRDINIPRHLGIPHPEAYAVQALAISKHWQEIATHSNKPKPQISQIYVRHVGDGCIFEMNYKGSERYQLEEEEIQWRAGAQFVVKADIASCFPSIYTHSIPWALHEKTKAKKSGSLTALAGNLLDKCTQNTRDRQTNGLLIGPHASNIVSEVVLTRIDAELQAKGYKKLTRHVDDYTFFADTFEQAEKFVRDLGMCLRAYEMSLNDKKTRILDLPRPSTENWIQVLNRFAFPNDEEVRFPTVRSFLDLALECSQVAGKSTPLNYAIKTLAGSESPRKLNSRAKRSYVQEAVNLAIAYPYLVPLLDKFVFDRYWHDGIKQRIAEFSTSLVRLGLRKLYPDTIAHALHYARKHGVKLALDDADLIEVVALDDCVTNVLLLDYATQHNYGKFKKAIKKRSDELKSADLREKDKNWLLIYEMWSEKDLKGNGQAFLANLKSKGFKFLVANEPEKDPATKDKAGIPAIPSQPQYTVNS from the coding sequence ATGAACGACATGTCCATCTCGGCGGCAGATTCACAGTTGGTGGATCTACTGGATATGGAATTCGAGTGGTTCTATCTCACAAAAGAAGGGCTGAGCGAAGCCGCCGTGCTCACGGGGTTGCTGGATCACGGACTTTTCGCAGAAAAGGTTCCTCCCTGCTTCGCGACTGTAGGGTTGGCGGCCATCGTGACTGAATCAATGGCTGGTCTTCCTGAAGAGCCCGACCCGGCTAAGCTCAGGAGCAACATAGACAAATGCGCGCACGACTACATCCGCTACGAGTCGCTGCGCGACATCAACATCCCAAGGCACCTTGGCATTCCCCATCCAGAGGCCTACGCAGTTCAGGCGCTCGCGATCTCAAAACACTGGCAGGAGATTGCCACCCACAGTAACAAGCCAAAGCCCCAGATCAGCCAAATCTATGTCCGGCATGTCGGGGATGGCTGCATCTTTGAAATGAACTACAAGGGAAGCGAGCGCTATCAGTTGGAAGAGGAAGAGATTCAGTGGCGGGCGGGCGCTCAGTTCGTAGTCAAGGCTGATATCGCCTCGTGCTTTCCTAGCATTTACACGCACTCCATTCCGTGGGCACTTCATGAGAAAACCAAGGCCAAGAAATCGGGAAGCCTCACTGCACTGGCAGGCAACCTGCTAGATAAATGCACGCAGAACACGCGTGATCGACAGACCAACGGATTGCTAATCGGGCCGCACGCCTCAAACATCGTTTCAGAAGTCGTTCTGACCCGTATCGATGCCGAGTTGCAGGCGAAGGGCTACAAAAAGCTTACGCGGCACGTTGATGACTATACGTTCTTCGCCGATACCTTTGAACAAGCCGAAAAATTCGTCAGAGATTTGGGTATGTGCTTGCGCGCCTACGAAATGTCGCTCAACGACAAGAAGACGCGCATCCTCGATCTGCCAAGGCCTAGTACGGAGAACTGGATTCAGGTGCTCAATCGCTTCGCCTTTCCAAACGACGAAGAGGTACGGTTTCCGACAGTCCGATCCTTTCTTGATCTTGCCTTGGAATGCTCGCAAGTAGCAGGCAAATCTACCCCTCTAAACTACGCGATCAAGACACTGGCCGGCAGCGAGAGCCCGCGTAAACTGAATTCGAGAGCAAAACGATCGTATGTGCAAGAGGCCGTGAATCTTGCTATCGCGTATCCTTATCTCGTGCCTCTACTCGATAAATTTGTGTTTGACAGATATTGGCATGATGGAATAAAGCAAAGGATTGCTGAATTTTCGACCTCGCTTGTTCGGCTAGGACTACGGAAACTCTACCCGGATACGATTGCCCACGCGCTGCATTATGCGCGGAAGCACGGCGTAAAACTCGCCTTGGATGACGCGGACTTGATAGAAGTTGTGGCGTTGGACGACTGCGTCACAAATGTATTGCTCTTGGATTATGCGACGCAACACAATTATGGCAAATTTAAGAAAGCAATCAAGAAGCGATCTGATGAACTCAAATCGGCAGATCTTCGAGAGAAGGACAAGAATTGGCTCTTGATCTATGAGATGTGGTCGGAAAAAGATCTTAAAGGAAATGGCCAGGCATTTCTTGCTAACTTGAAGAGTAAAGGTTTCAAATTTCTTGTCGCGAACGAACCTGAGAAGGATCCAGCGACGAAAGACAAGGCTGGTATTCCAGCGATTCCTTCGCAACCTCAATATACGGTCAATTCATAA
- a CDS encoding helix-turn-helix domain-containing protein encodes MLDIIERQGSFYTSEDRRRVAIQYALLGSVRRVAQATGIPVRTIYDWQKTDWWETLVAQVRMEMQGSLMPPSPG; translated from the coding sequence ATGCTGGACATTATCGAGCGGCAGGGTAGTTTCTACACCTCCGAAGACCGGCGCAGGGTTGCCATTCAATACGCTCTGCTTGGCAGCGTTCGCCGTGTCGCTCAAGCCACGGGAATCCCCGTTCGCACGATCTACGACTGGCAGAAGACGGACTGGTGGGAGACGCTGGTCGCTCAAGTCCGCATGGAAATGCAGGGGAGCTTGATGCCACCCTCTCCAGGATGA
- a CDS encoding transposase codes for MSLSNRVRLCLSEWINLLLLAVPIRSRGSFVELLCGCMVSPEGWVTRAISAIARRRHWTTYYKLLGRGSLRTVRLARQLFLLVLTVLPCDVLTLVIDDTLVPRSSEQAPGCAYRHDHSRKINRPQFIRAQCWVTLGVSALGNGGVNLVLPILSRLVPNTGNRNKLKIALVLVRSLAGVANKPVRVLFDSWFMRARLVLPLLRRQMHVIGQARIDTALFLVPPPPTTPRRGRKRIYGERLNAEAIEALPAIELRMPLYGKDQQVRLRSAEARARFLKGALVRAVWCQFFDAKKQAWTKPRLLLASETDLSAQEIVQLYARRWGIEPLFHNLKRWFGVSNLWQQSRTVLELWMQIRSMAWTLNQLLSLVLVETFPMNAVAPWRMNQPVTAGLVTQWLRMEFTGLAFRDGLNRKSQKFQWPTPRNDTRPTS; via the coding sequence ATGTCTTTGTCCAACCGTGTACGACTGTGTCTGTCCGAATGGATCAACCTTCTGCTTCTGGCCGTGCCAATTCGCTCTCGCGGGAGCTTTGTCGAGCTGCTGTGCGGCTGTATGGTTTCGCCAGAAGGCTGGGTGACGCGCGCTATCAGCGCCATCGCGCGACGCAGGCACTGGACGACCTACTACAAGCTTCTCGGGCGCGGCAGCTTGCGCACCGTGCGTTTGGCCCGCCAATTGTTCTTGCTGGTGCTCACAGTGCTGCCATGCGATGTGCTGACACTGGTCATCGACGATACGCTGGTGCCGCGCTCCTCGGAGCAGGCGCCCGGTTGCGCGTATCGCCACGACCACAGCCGCAAGATCAATCGGCCGCAATTCATACGGGCCCAGTGCTGGGTTACGCTGGGCGTGAGCGCGCTGGGCAACGGCGGGGTCAACCTGGTGCTGCCAATTCTCTCGCGGCTGGTGCCAAACACCGGCAACCGCAACAAGCTGAAAATCGCGCTGGTGCTGGTCCGCTCTCTGGCGGGCGTGGCCAACAAGCCGGTGCGCGTACTGTTCGATTCGTGGTTCATGCGCGCCCGCCTGGTATTGCCTTTGCTGCGCAGACAAATGCACGTGATTGGACAGGCGCGCATCGACACCGCGCTGTTTCTCGTGCCGCCACCGCCAACCACACCCAGACGTGGTCGCAAGCGCATCTATGGCGAGCGCCTGAACGCCGAGGCCATCGAAGCACTGCCCGCGATCGAACTGCGCATGCCGCTCTATGGCAAAGACCAGCAGGTTCGCCTGCGCTCTGCCGAGGCTCGCGCGCGCTTCCTCAAGGGCGCGTTGGTGCGTGCCGTCTGGTGCCAGTTCTTCGATGCGAAGAAACAGGCCTGGACCAAGCCCCGTCTGCTGCTCGCGAGCGAAACGGACTTGAGCGCCCAGGAGATCGTGCAGTTGTACGCGCGCCGCTGGGGCATAGAACCGCTGTTTCACAATCTCAAGCGCTGGTTCGGCGTGAGCAATCTCTGGCAGCAATCGCGCACCGTGCTGGAGTTGTGGATGCAAATTCGCTCGATGGCCTGGACTTTGAACCAACTGCTGAGTCTGGTGCTTGTCGAGACCTTCCCGATGAACGCGGTCGCACCATGGCGCATGAATCAGCCCGTCACGGCCGGTCTGGTCACGCAGTGGCTGCGCATGGAATTTACCGGACTTGCGTTTCGCGATGGCCTGAATCGCAAGTCCCAGAAATTCCAGTGGCCAACGCCACGCAACGACACGCGACCGACCTCGTAG